A DNA window from Phaeobacter sp. A36a-5a contains the following coding sequences:
- a CDS encoding gamma carbonic anhydrase family protein — MTIYALGDKTPNIHADTWVAPDANLIGLVVLEEGASVWFGTTIRADHEEIRIGRGSNVQENCVMHIDAGYPLTIGENCTIGHKVMLHGCTIGDNSLIGMGATILNGARIGKNCLIGAGALITENKEIPDNSLVMGAPGKIVRDVDEALVQSLRQSAEHYQENMRRFRDELTEV, encoded by the coding sequence ATGACCATCTATGCCCTGGGCGACAAGACCCCGAACATCCACGCCGACACCTGGGTCGCGCCCGACGCCAACCTGATTGGCCTTGTGGTGCTGGAGGAGGGGGCCTCGGTCTGGTTTGGCACCACCATCCGGGCCGATCACGAAGAGATCCGTATCGGTCGCGGCTCCAACGTGCAGGAAAACTGCGTCATGCACATTGACGCAGGCTACCCGCTGACCATTGGTGAAAACTGCACCATCGGCCACAAGGTGATGCTGCATGGCTGCACCATTGGCGACAACTCCCTGATCGGAATGGGTGCGACCATTCTGAACGGTGCCAGGATCGGCAAGAACTGCCTGATCGGTGCGGGCGCCCTGATTACAGAGAATAAAGAAATCCCAGATAACTCTCTGGTCATGGGCGCACCCGGCAAGATTGTCCGGGATGTTGACGAGGCTCTGGTGCAGTCGCTGCGCCAGAGCGCTGAGCACTACCAGGAAAACATGCGTCGTTTTCGCGACGAACTGACAGAGGTCTGA